A stretch of Ipomoea triloba cultivar NCNSP0323 chromosome 13, ASM357664v1 DNA encodes these proteins:
- the LOC116002303 gene encoding receptor-like protein 50, which produces MPGDKMRVLMFTRILTVVLLFSNLFRINVMCALGQCLLDQKTSLLQIRSNLTFDPLASTKLVQWDERDDCCKWPGVGCNGAGYVTSLDLSNEPITGGFNVSLLLKLRLVSVIRLDGINLSVPFPDFFSDFTNLTVLSLASCNFSGTVDRKVFQVRTLQTVDLSFNEMVGGSLPDFPENGSLQSLSLYSTKFSGNLPESIGNLRMLSHIDLSDCSFSGSIPASFGKLTNLVHVSLARNQFSGSIPSFNLSKNLTVLDLSSNKFTGEIPSFKLSKNLTVLDLSSNKFSGEIPSSHWDGLDNLEALYLNNNSFSGPIPASLFSLPSLQTLYLFMNKFSGRIIDLQKNVSSPLTDLDLGSNNLEGPIPSFLFQLRDLSSLSLSWNKFSGTVQLTKFKNLESTYNLDLSYNNLAIETNISEAELPFFPQFQFLSLASCNLQQIPDFLKNQSRLAMLDLSSNAISGEIPSWIWGINDGFVRYLNLSHNHLTHIQEPMEYGRHDYLDLNSNLLSGKVPPLPRAAVHLDLSNNNFSSTMPPDIGDQLPNIRFFSIANNRVSGRIPPSWCHVALLEVLDLSYNSLQGTIPSCLAQNNTNLGVINLKGNHLSGEIPQVFLQSCSLETLDLSQNFFEGRLPPSLVNCTKLKVLNLGNNTISDTFPCWLDKLSNLHILVLSSNQFHGSISCPGLGVNSSWPSLRVIDLASNNFSGTLPANLFLGLKAIMVDRDKAAELEINYLHFTSAAWKVYYQDSVSLSLKGNGNYNIQKILTLFTSIDFSNNQFQGSIPETVGELKLLRLLNISQNALTGNIPRSLEHLKDLEALDLSLNSLTGNIPDQLVSLTFLSFLNLSHNRLVGRIPQGNQFKTFGESSFVENKGLCGFPLHVSCSGNKEPASPVLPELEEEESSDNAEIYTGIGLGFVGGLGGIFVPLLLSRKWRSYYNKKIDGILSKILFQRDCGGTRFRSKSI; this is translated from the coding sequence ATGCCTGGTGATAAAATGAGGGTGCTGATGTTTACCAGGATTCTTACAGTGGTACTACTTTTCTCAAATTTATTCAGAATAAATGTAATGTGTGCATTGGGTCAGTGTCTTCTAGACCAGAAGACTTCGCTTCTCCAGATACGAAGTAATCTTACTTTCGATCCTTTGGCCTCAACAAAATTGGTGCAGTGGGACGAAAGAGATGACTGCTGCAAGTGGCCTGGTGTGGGGTGCAATGGTGCAGGATATGTTACGAGCCTGGACCTCAGCAACGAGCCAATCACCGGGGGATTCAATGTGTCTCTCTTGCTGAAACTAAGATTGGTTTCGGTTATTAGGCTTGATGGGATCAATTTGTCTGTTCCATTTCCAGACTTCTTCTCAGATTTCACCAATCTGACTGTTTTGAGCCTCGCGAGTTGCAACTTCAGTGGAACGGTTGATCGGAAAGTATTCCAGGTACGAACGCTGCAAACCGTTGACTTAAGTTTCAATGAAATGGTTGGGGGGTCTTTGCCAGACTTCCCAGAAAATGGATCTCTTCAGAGTTTGTCACTTTATAGTACAAAGTTTTCTGGGAATTTACCTGAGTCCATTGGAAACCTCAGAATGTTGTCTCATATTGACCTTTCAGATTGCAGTTTTAGTGGATCAATCCCTGCTTCTTTTGGAAAGCTTACCAATCTTGTTCATGTGAGTTTGGCTAGGAATCAGTTTAGTGGTTCAATTCCATCTTTTAACCTGTCCAAAAACCTCACTGTTTTAGACCTTTCTAGTAACAAATTTACAGGTGAAATCCCATCATTTAAGCTGTCCAAGAACCTCACTGTTTTAGACCTTTCTAGTAACAAATTTTCAGGTGAAATCCCTTCCTCTCACTGGGATGGCCTTGACAATCTTGAAGCTCTATACTTGAATAACAATTCATTTTCCGGGCCAATCCCAGCTTCACTGTTTTCCCTGCCATCACTTCAGACCTTATATCTTTTCATGAACAAATTTTCTGGCCGAATAATCGATTTGCAGAAGAATGTGAGTTCTCCACTGACAGATCTTGATTTGGGCAGCAACAACTTGGAAGGGCCGATACCCTCGTTCTTGTTTCAACTTCGGGATCTTTCATCGCTCTCGCTTTCTTGGAACAAATTCAGTGGTACTGTGCAGCTAACCAAATTTAAGAACCTTGAGAGTACTTACAATCTTGACTTGTCCTATAACAACTTGGCAATTGAGACAAACATAAGTGAAGCAGAACTTCCCTTCTTCCCTCAGTTCCAATTCTTATCATTAGCCTCTTGCAATCTGCAGCAAATTCCTGattttctgaaaaatcaatCTAGACTGGCAATGCTAGACCTGTCCAGCAACGCTATAAGCGGGGAAATTCCTAGCTGGATATGGGGAATCAATGATGGGTTTGTCCGATATCTCAACCTTTCTCACAATCATCTTACACACATCCAAGAGCCAATGGAATACGGTCGCCATGATTACCTTGATCTGAATTCCAATCTGCTAAGCGGAAAGGTTCCACCGTTGCCACGAGCAGCAGTGCATTTGGACCTCTCAAACAACAACTTCTCCTCCACAATGCCTCCTGACATTGGTGATCAGCTCCCAAATATTCGCTTCTTTTCCATTGCCAACAATAGAGTGAGCGGAAGAATCCCGCCTTCATGGTGCCATGTAGCCCTTCTCGAAGTGCTCGACTTGTCTTACAACTCTCTGCAAGGCACAATCCCATCATGCCTGGCTCAGAATAACACCAACCTTGGCGTAATCAATCTTAAAGGGAACCATTTAAGTGGCGAGATACCACAAGTGTTTCTGCAAAGCTGTTCTTTGGAGACATTGGATCTCAGCCAGAATTTCTTCGAAGGGCGGCTTCCTCCATCCTTGGTGAACTGCACAAAGCTTAAGGTCTTAAATCTTGGAAACAATACAATAAGTGATACCTTTCCTTGTTGGCTCGATAAATTGTCGAATCTGCACATACTTGTACTAAGTTCCAATCAATTTCACGGGAGCATTTCTTGCCCTGGACTTGGTGTAAACAGCAGCTGGCCAAGCTTAAGGGTCATTGACTTAGCCTCCAATAATTTCAGTGGAACCCTACCAGCCAATTTGTTCTTGGGACTAAAAGCAATTATGGTTGACAGGGATAAAGCAGCAGAGTTAGAGATTAACTACTTGCACTTCACTTCAGCAGCCTGGAAGGTTTACTATCAAGACTCAGTCTCACTTTCTCTGAAAGGAAATGGAAACTACAATATACAGAAAATTCTTACTCTCTTCACTTCTATCGATTTTTCGAATAACCAATTCCAAGGGAGCATACCAGAGACCGTTGGAGAGCTTAAACTGCTTCGTCTCCTTAACATCTCTCAAAATGCCCTGACAGGCAATATTCCTCGATCTCTTGAACACTTGAAAGATTTGGAAGCACTGGACCTGTCACTCAATAGCCTCACGGGGAATATCCCGGACCAGCTTGTGAGCCTAACCTTCTTGTCCTTCTTGAACTTATCTCACAACCGTCTCGTTGGAAGGATTCCACAAGGCAACCAGTTTAAAACCTTCGGGGAAAGCTCGTTCGTGGAAAACAAGGGGCTATGTGGATTCCCACTTCATGTGTCTTGTAGTGGCAATAAAGAACCAGCATCTCCAGTACTGCCAGAACTAGAGGAGGAAGAATCATCTGACAATGCTGAGATCTACACTGGCATTGGCTTAGGATTTGTTGGGGGTCTAGGAGGAATCTTTGTGCCACTTTTGCTGTCCAGAAAATGGAGATCATATTATAACAAGAAGATTGATGGAATTCTTTCAAAGATACTCTTTCAGAGAGATTGTGGGGGAACAAGATTTAGAAGCAAAAGCATCTAA
- the LOC116000877 gene encoding receptor-like protein 50 encodes MKFLVFTWISMILLLSNVFSIYVVSGQCILDEKTVLLQIRREITCNSSASTKLVLWDERVDCCHWPGVSCNDAESGGHISRLNLSDDESISNGFNLSLLLKLPSLSVIMLDNINFSAPFPDFFPDFTNLTVLSLVRCNFTGIVPHKIFQVVYLDPSKT; translated from the coding sequence atgaagtTTCTGGTGTTTACCTGGATTTCCATGATACTGCTTCTCTCAAATGTATTCAGCATATATGTGGTATCAGGTCAGTGCATTCTGGATGAAAAGACTGTGCTTCTCCAGATACGAAGGGAAATCACTTGCAATTCTTCTGCATCCACCAAGCTGGTGCTATGGGATGAAAGAGTTGACTGCTGCCACTGGCCGGGTGTGAGTTGCAATGATGCTGAGAGTGGTGGACATATTAGCCGTCTTAACCTGAGTGACGACGAGTCAATCAGCAATGGCTTCAACTTGTCTCTCTTGCTCAAACTCCCATCCCTTTCTGTCATCATGCTTGATAACATCAACTTCTCAGCTCCATTTCCGGACTTCTTCCCAGATTTCACCAACCTGACGGTTTTGAGCCTCGTACGTTGCAACTTCACTGGAATAGTCCCTCACAAAATATTCCAG
- the LOC116000829 gene encoding uncharacterized methyltransferase At2g41040, chloroplastic isoform X2 encodes MAIAAPAASPSIRISHRSSLFPNCPSVSWKSQYRPHSVVLSSRIRASSSLAVEPELSTQAQTSTDVELFACPVCYEPLIRKGPSGFNLPAIYRSGFKCKKCNKTYSSKNIYVDLTVTAGTKEYNEFKPARTELFRSPLVSFLYERGWRQNFNRSGFPGPDEEFQMAQEYFKAVQGGILVDVSCGSGLFSRKFAKSGDYSRVIALDFSENMLRQCYDFIKNDESILNSNLALVRADVSRLPFSSGSVDAVHAGAALHCWPSPSNAIAEINRILRSGGVFVGTTFLRFRQSTPAILRPLRELNLEAEGFARLQLPY; translated from the exons ATGGCTATTGCTGCTCCTGCTGCTTCGCCTTCCATTCGCATAAGCCATCGAAGTTCTTTATTCCCGAATTGCCCTTCTGTTTCTTGGAAATCCCAGTATCGTCCTCACTCTGTCGTGCTTTCTAGTAGAATCAGAGCAAGCTCCAGTCTTGCTGTTGAACCg GAGTTAAGTACTCAAGCTCAAACAAGTACAGATGTTGAATTGTTTGCATGCCCAGTTTGTTATGAACCGCTAATAAGAAAAGGTCCTTCGGGTTTTAATTT ACCAGCAATCTATAGATCTGGATTCAAATGCAAGAAGTGTAACAAGACATATTCGAGTAAAAATATCTATGTCGATCTTACTGTTACTGCTGGAACAAAGGAGTACAATGAATTTAAACCCGCTAGAACTGAGCTATTCAG GAGTCCGCTTGTTTCCTTCTTGTATGAGAGAGGCTGGCGTCAAAATTTTAACCGGAGCGGTTTTCCAGGTCCCGATGAAGAG TTTCAAATGGCTCAGGAATACTTTAAAGCAGTTCAAGGTGGTATTCTTGTAGATGTAAGCTGTGGCAGTGGATTGTTCTCCCGGAAATTTGCAAAGTCAGGCGACTATTCAAGAGTCATTGCACTGGATTTTTCTGAAAATATGCTGCGCCAGTGTTACGACTTCATCAAGAACGATGAAAGTATTCTAAACTC GAATCTTGCACTTGTGAGGGCAGATGTTTCCCGATTACCTTTCTCATCTGGATCAGTTGATGCTGTTCATGCTGGTGCAGCGTTGCATTGTTGGCCATCACCATCAAATGCA ATTGCTGAAATCAACCGTATCTTGCGTAGTGGGGGTGTGTTTGTGGGAACTACTTTTCTTCGATTCCGTCAATCTACTCCTGCAATACTAAGGCCATTAAGAGAG